One Amycolatopsis sp. NBC_00355 genomic window carries:
- a CDS encoding alpha/beta hydrolase family protein: protein MPDVDMAVTADDGLRLAGTLTLPAGAGPHPAVLLLHGSGRLDRDANTGRVRTGYGPPLAAALADAGIASLRYDRRGVGATPGDWRATGFTDNRRDAAAAVRALAARPDIRADAVGVVGHSEGAVHAMALGAHADVAAVVLLAGFARLGEDALRRQAGMIVRDLPAFARPMVRAFGERQLARLKKSDADVTRVAGVPVNARWTRELLAHDPRPDLAGIRVPVLAITGGKDVQVDAADLDEIRRLVPGEAEVHRIADLTHLLRRDPGRASVRSYPRQLRRPVDSDLLTQVSGWLAHRLQASAQA from the coding sequence ATGCCGGACGTCGACATGGCGGTCACCGCGGACGACGGACTGCGCCTGGCCGGCACGCTGACCCTGCCCGCGGGCGCCGGGCCGCACCCGGCCGTCCTGCTGCTGCACGGATCCGGCCGGCTGGACCGCGACGCCAACACCGGCCGGGTCCGCACGGGGTACGGACCGCCGCTGGCCGCCGCCCTCGCGGACGCGGGAATCGCCTCGTTGCGCTACGACCGGCGCGGTGTCGGCGCCACTCCCGGCGACTGGCGCGCGACCGGCTTCACCGACAACCGCCGCGACGCGGCCGCCGCCGTACGTGCCCTGGCCGCCCGGCCCGACATCCGGGCGGATGCCGTCGGCGTCGTCGGGCACAGCGAAGGTGCCGTCCACGCCATGGCCCTCGGCGCGCACGCGGACGTCGCGGCGGTGGTGCTGCTGGCCGGGTTCGCCCGCCTCGGCGAGGACGCGCTGCGGCGGCAGGCCGGGATGATCGTCCGCGACCTCCCCGCGTTCGCACGCCCGATGGTGCGGGCCTTCGGCGAGCGGCAGCTGGCCCGGCTCAAGAAATCGGACGCGGACGTCACGCGCGTCGCCGGCGTACCGGTGAACGCCCGGTGGACACGAGAACTGCTCGCCCACGACCCGCGCCCGGACCTCGCGGGCATCCGGGTTCCCGTGCTCGCGATCACGGGCGGCAAGGACGTCCAGGTCGACGCCGCGGACCTCGACGAGATCCGCCGGCTGGTGCCCGGCGAGGCCGAGGTCCACCGGATCGCCGACCTCACGCACCTCTTGCGCCGCGATCCCGGCCGCGCGTCGGTGCGGTCCTATCCCCGGCAGCTGCGCCGGCCGGTCGACTCCGACCTGCTCACCCAGGTGTCCGGCTGGCTCGCCCACCGGCTCCAGGCCTCCGCGCAAGCCTGA
- a CDS encoding helix-turn-helix domain-containing protein → MATADLLLHPVRMRILQALFDADPLTTAQLRERISDVAPATMYRQIAVLAEAGVLEVAQERRVRGTIERSYRVRKEEAVVDPAARAAMSKEDHLRSYTTFAASLLGDFDRYLAHENADPHADGVVYRQAAVWLTEEEFEVMVEEIEKAVVSRFENPREGRVRRVVSLVVVPDEPKADAG, encoded by the coding sequence ATGGCGACCGCCGATCTCCTCCTGCACCCCGTCCGGATGCGCATCCTGCAAGCGCTGTTCGACGCCGATCCGCTGACCACCGCGCAACTGCGTGAGCGCATCTCCGACGTGGCGCCGGCCACGATGTACCGGCAGATCGCGGTGCTGGCCGAGGCCGGCGTGCTGGAGGTGGCGCAGGAGCGGCGGGTGCGCGGCACGATCGAGCGCAGCTACCGGGTGCGCAAGGAAGAAGCGGTGGTCGACCCCGCGGCGCGCGCGGCGATGTCGAAGGAGGACCACTTGCGGTCGTACACGACGTTCGCGGCATCGCTGCTGGGCGACTTCGACCGCTACCTCGCCCACGAGAACGCCGACCCGCACGCGGACGGCGTCGTCTACCGCCAGGCGGCGGTGTGGCTGACGGAGGAAGAGTTCGAGGTGATGGTCGAGGAGATCGAGAAGGCGGTCGTCTCGCGGTTCGAAAACCCCAGGGAAGGCCGCGTCCGTCGGGTCGTCAGCCTGGTCGTCGTCCCGGACGAGCCCAAGGCGGACGCCGGCTGA
- a CDS encoding family 78 glycoside hydrolase catalytic domain → MSSRLMTASLALLTFLVLGVAPAGAVPAIGDVQAGGLQVEHRTDPLGVDVARPRFGWALTAKDGARQSAYRIVVSTEPTGPANVWDSGEVRSSQSFDVTYAGRALKARTRYFWRVQVWDATRHASRWSEPAWFETAFLAPGEFQGDWIGAQTTATPPSLTGASWIWYPEGNPADSAPVGTRYFRRAFDLPAGDRITSAQLELTADDSFTVSVNGQQVAASPHVGDSWRTATVVDVSAALRPGRNVIAAEATNAQPGPAGFLGKLRVEGSGAPFELVTDASWKSANTAATGWQQPGFDDAAWPQALVAAAYGSGPWGSSVSTPPPPEPLLRNDFTLDKPIRSARAYIAGLGYYKLYLNGARVGDHELDPGFTVYDKTDLYATYDVTAALRTGGNAVGVSLGRGYYAMTNPDEWAASPWHSEPKLKLELDVTYQDGSTQRVTSDRTWKVADGPTRTESLWFGETYDARLERPGWTTTGFDATGWRPALPVTGPAGTLRAEAFPPIKVTDDLPITAVTAPRDGVRVYDVAGPTAGWARVGLRGPAGAQVTITYGEKLNPDGTVDNVGGFGMQLQSYTYILKGDGLESYRPSYSYAGFRYVQVATPAGVTVESVDAERVHTAVDTTGDFTSSSPLLNRYDDAEANTILNNLHSVPTDTPMYEKRPYTADAHLSADSAIAHFDMQDFYENWMREHRDDQNPDGSIGQTVPATVGGKQVKDPVWSASFVLITWDLYWYYGDTRALAENYDAMKAWLTFFEQDIAKTGNIYTGFSYGDWLAPGAANPPEGTRLAGTAYIDKTATTMAKIARALGHDGDAQHFDAFAGTVTKALNTTFLDKASGAYYDDRAAGYRQTSNLLPLSLGIVPAADRPAVLANLVGDIKARGVHLNTGALGTKLILPALTDAGFGDLAYQVATNPTYPGWGYWFTGLGATTMWEEWPATSRSHDHAFLGTVDDWLYQRVAGIEPAAPGYTTVKIQPYPVGDLTNASAHVESPLGRVSSAWTRDHGRFTLHAGVPAGATAEISVPARDVRAVQAPPGARFEGAKNGYVTFRVGSGDFVFRSTT, encoded by the coding sequence ATGTCTTCGCGCCTGATGACGGCTTCGCTGGCCCTGCTGACTTTCCTGGTCCTGGGGGTGGCGCCGGCCGGAGCGGTTCCCGCGATCGGCGACGTCCAGGCCGGCGGGCTGCAGGTCGAGCACCGGACCGACCCGCTCGGCGTCGACGTCGCCCGGCCGCGGTTCGGCTGGGCCCTGACCGCGAAGGACGGCGCGCGCCAGTCGGCGTACCGGATCGTGGTGTCCACCGAGCCCACCGGGCCGGCGAACGTATGGGACAGCGGCGAAGTGCGGTCGTCGCAGTCCTTCGACGTCACCTACGCCGGCCGCGCCCTGAAGGCGCGGACCCGCTACTTCTGGCGCGTCCAGGTCTGGGACGCCACCCGGCACGCCTCGCGCTGGAGCGAGCCGGCGTGGTTCGAGACGGCGTTCCTGGCGCCGGGCGAATTCCAAGGTGACTGGATCGGCGCGCAGACGACCGCGACGCCGCCGTCGCTGACCGGCGCGAGCTGGATCTGGTACCCCGAAGGGAATCCGGCCGACTCCGCACCCGTCGGCACACGGTACTTCCGGCGCGCGTTCGACCTGCCCGCCGGCGATCGGATCACGTCGGCCCAGCTCGAGCTCACGGCCGACGACAGCTTCACCGTGTCCGTCAACGGACAGCAGGTCGCCGCCTCGCCGCACGTCGGCGACTCCTGGCGGACGGCGACCGTCGTCGACGTCTCCGCCGCGCTGCGTCCCGGCCGCAACGTAATCGCGGCCGAGGCGACCAACGCCCAGCCCGGGCCGGCCGGGTTCCTGGGCAAACTCCGGGTCGAAGGCTCGGGTGCCCCCTTCGAACTCGTCACCGACGCCTCCTGGAAGTCCGCGAACACCGCCGCGACCGGCTGGCAGCAACCGGGCTTCGACGACGCGGCCTGGCCGCAGGCGCTGGTCGCCGCCGCGTACGGGTCCGGCCCGTGGGGCAGCTCCGTCTCCACTCCACCCCCGCCGGAGCCGTTGCTGCGCAACGATTTCACGCTGGACAAGCCGATCAGGTCGGCGCGCGCCTACATCGCCGGGCTCGGCTACTACAAGCTCTACCTCAACGGCGCCCGGGTCGGCGACCACGAGCTCGACCCCGGGTTCACCGTCTACGACAAGACCGACCTGTACGCGACCTACGACGTCACCGCGGCCCTGCGCACGGGCGGCAACGCGGTGGGGGTGAGCCTCGGCCGCGGGTACTACGCGATGACGAACCCCGACGAGTGGGCGGCGTCCCCGTGGCACAGCGAGCCCAAGCTGAAGCTCGAGCTCGACGTCACCTACCAGGACGGCAGCACCCAGCGGGTGACCAGCGACCGCACCTGGAAGGTCGCCGACGGGCCCACCCGCACGGAATCGCTCTGGTTCGGCGAAACCTACGACGCGCGGCTGGAGCGGCCCGGCTGGACCACCACCGGGTTCGACGCCACCGGCTGGCGGCCCGCACTGCCGGTGACCGGGCCCGCCGGGACGCTGCGCGCGGAGGCGTTCCCGCCCATCAAGGTGACCGACGACCTGCCGATCACCGCGGTCACCGCGCCGCGGGACGGTGTGCGCGTCTACGACGTCGCCGGCCCGACCGCCGGCTGGGCGCGGGTCGGCCTGCGCGGGCCCGCCGGCGCCCAGGTGACGATCACCTACGGCGAGAAGCTGAACCCGGACGGCACGGTGGACAACGTCGGCGGGTTCGGCATGCAGCTGCAGTCGTACACGTACATCCTCAAGGGCGACGGCCTGGAGAGCTACCGGCCCAGCTACAGCTACGCGGGCTTCCGCTACGTCCAGGTCGCCACGCCGGCGGGCGTCACCGTCGAGTCGGTCGACGCCGAGCGCGTCCACACCGCGGTCGACACCACCGGCGACTTCACCAGTTCCAGTCCGCTGCTCAACCGCTACGACGACGCCGAAGCGAACACGATCCTGAACAACCTGCACTCCGTCCCGACCGACACCCCGATGTACGAGAAGCGGCCCTACACCGCGGACGCGCACCTGTCCGCCGACTCCGCGATCGCCCACTTCGACATGCAGGACTTCTACGAGAACTGGATGCGCGAGCACCGCGACGACCAGAACCCGGACGGGTCGATCGGCCAGACCGTGCCCGCGACGGTCGGCGGCAAGCAGGTCAAGGACCCGGTCTGGTCGGCGAGTTTCGTCCTGATCACCTGGGATCTCTACTGGTACTACGGCGACACGCGCGCGCTCGCCGAGAACTACGACGCGATGAAGGCGTGGCTCACCTTCTTCGAGCAGGACATCGCGAAGACCGGGAACATCTACACCGGCTTCAGCTACGGCGACTGGCTCGCCCCCGGCGCCGCGAACCCGCCCGAGGGCACCCGGCTCGCCGGCACCGCCTACATCGACAAGACCGCCACCACCATGGCCAAGATCGCCCGCGCTCTCGGCCACGACGGTGACGCCCAGCATTTCGACGCCTTCGCGGGCACGGTCACGAAGGCGCTCAACACGACGTTCCTCGACAAGGCGTCCGGCGCCTACTACGACGACCGCGCGGCCGGCTACCGCCAGACGTCCAACCTGCTGCCGCTGAGCCTCGGCATCGTCCCCGCGGCGGATCGCCCGGCGGTGCTCGCGAACCTCGTCGGCGACATCAAGGCACGCGGCGTCCACCTGAACACCGGAGCGCTGGGCACGAAGCTCATCCTCCCGGCGCTCACCGACGCCGGTTTCGGCGATCTCGCCTACCAGGTGGCGACGAACCCGACGTATCCCGGCTGGGGCTACTGGTTCACGGGTCTCGGGGCGACGACGATGTGGGAGGAGTGGCCCGCCACCTCGCGCTCGCACGACCACGCCTTCCTCGGCACCGTCGACGACTGGCTCTACCAGCGCGTCGCCGGGATCGAACCCGCGGCGCCCGGCTACACGACGGTCAAGATCCAGCCCTACCCGGTCGGCGACCTCACGAACGCGTCCGCCCACGTCGAGTCCCCGCTCGGCCGGGTGAGCTCGGCCTGGACCCGCGACCACGGCCGTTTCACCCTGCACGCCGGCGTGCCCGCCGGAGCGACGGCCGAGATCTCGGTGCCCGCGCGCGACGTCCGCGCGGTCCAAGCGCCGCCGGGCGCCCGGTTCGAAGGCGCGAAGAACGGCTACGTCACCTTCCGGGTCGGCTCCGGCGACTTCGTTTTCCGCTCCACCACGTGA
- a CDS encoding type II CAAX endopeptidase family protein, with protein sequence MTTISPVRQKSGLTLFWTVTFTTSWGFWLVAILLGGPPTGSPTVIPYLLGGFGPVFGAIAVRVRRARRGEPAPDHAVRSRPSVRWFWILPLLLLASATVVAAVLLADVLGGPALSLTAGQHLITTAGGPVAFVISMLIGGPLAEEPGWRGTAYPRLRASMSRLQAGLLLGVVWALWHVPLFFIPGTVQASFGLLGLSGLLFLLGVVPMGLLTVFAYERGGVPASIAVHFGVNTTVALLTVDSPVTQAIVLAVQAIVALGLLSRGPRPAHG encoded by the coding sequence GTGACCACCATTTCCCCGGTTCGGCAGAAAAGCGGGCTCACCCTTTTCTGGACCGTCACCTTCACGACGAGCTGGGGGTTCTGGCTCGTCGCGATCCTGCTCGGCGGACCGCCGACCGGCTCCCCCACCGTGATCCCCTACCTGCTGGGCGGCTTCGGCCCGGTGTTCGGCGCGATCGCGGTCCGGGTGCGTCGCGCCCGGCGCGGTGAACCCGCCCCGGACCACGCCGTGCGCTCCCGGCCGAGCGTGCGGTGGTTCTGGATCCTTCCGTTGCTGCTACTGGCATCCGCGACCGTGGTGGCCGCCGTGCTGCTCGCGGACGTCCTCGGCGGTCCCGCACTGAGCTTGACGGCGGGGCAGCACCTGATCACGACCGCCGGCGGGCCGGTCGCCTTCGTCATCAGCATGCTCATCGGCGGCCCGCTGGCCGAGGAGCCCGGCTGGCGTGGCACGGCTTATCCGCGCCTGCGCGCGTCGATGAGCCGCCTTCAGGCCGGCCTGCTGCTCGGTGTCGTGTGGGCGCTGTGGCACGTGCCATTGTTCTTCATTCCCGGCACGGTCCAGGCCTCTTTCGGACTGCTCGGCCTGAGCGGGCTGCTGTTCCTCCTCGGCGTCGTCCCGATGGGACTGCTGACCGTTTTCGCCTACGAACGCGGCGGTGTTCCGGCGTCGATCGCGGTCCATTTCGGCGTCAACACGACCGTCGCGCTGCTGACCGTCGACTCCCCCGTCACCCAAGCGATTGTCTTGGCGGTACAAGCGATTGTCGCGCTCGGACTGCTGAGCCGCGGTCCACGGCCGGCGCACGGCTGA
- a CDS encoding alpha/beta fold hydrolase → MFSGFTLETVDVGPVRVRVRHGGSGTPVVLVHGHPRTHTTWHRVAPELAADHFVVCPDLRGYGRSTLPPDEPGHTQSSKRAMAGDIVALMRHLGHDRFSIAGHDRGSLVAFRAAMDHPGTIDRLVVMDGLPITEHLERLNEDFVRSWWHWWFLAQTDKPAERVINADPGAWYRTPLPYEMGEDNHSDVWTALRDPAVVHGMCEDYRAGLRVDRAHEEADRAAGRQVRCPTLLLAATEDDIDIHGDPLEIWRPWIAGELRGAEIRSGHHQAEQAPGEVVRAIREFLRAPVTG, encoded by the coding sequence GTGTTCAGTGGTTTCACGCTGGAGACCGTCGACGTCGGGCCGGTGCGGGTGCGGGTGCGCCACGGCGGGTCGGGCACCCCGGTGGTGCTGGTCCACGGCCACCCCCGGACGCACACCACCTGGCACCGGGTCGCCCCGGAACTGGCCGCCGACCACTTCGTCGTCTGCCCCGACCTGCGCGGGTACGGCCGGTCCACGCTGCCGCCGGACGAGCCCGGGCACACGCAGTCGTCCAAGCGCGCGATGGCCGGCGACATCGTGGCCCTCATGCGGCACCTCGGGCACGACCGGTTCTCGATCGCCGGCCACGACCGCGGTTCGCTCGTGGCCTTCCGGGCCGCGATGGACCACCCGGGCACCATCGACCGGCTCGTCGTGATGGACGGGCTGCCGATCACCGAGCACCTCGAACGGCTCAACGAGGACTTCGTCCGCTCGTGGTGGCACTGGTGGTTCCTCGCCCAGACCGACAAACCCGCCGAACGGGTCATCAACGCCGACCCCGGCGCCTGGTACCGGACGCCGCTGCCGTACGAGATGGGCGAGGACAACCACTCCGACGTCTGGACGGCGCTGCGCGATCCCGCCGTCGTCCACGGCATGTGCGAGGACTACCGCGCCGGCCTGCGGGTCGACCGCGCCCACGAGGAGGCCGACCGCGCGGCCGGCCGGCAGGTGCGGTGCCCGACCCTGCTGCTGGCCGCGACCGAAGACGACATCGACATCCACGGCGACCCCCTCGAGATCTGGCGCCCGTGGATCGCCGGGGAGCTGCGCGGCGCGGAAATCCGCTCCGGGCACCACCAAGCCGAGCAGGCGCCGGGTGAGGTGGTCCGGGCCATCCGCGAATTCCTCCGTGCCCCGGTGACCGGCTAA
- a CDS encoding STAS domain-containing protein, with protein sequence MPAPRLPAGPRLLVRHTLARAGVLVVTASGTVDGSTAWLLQRALWRDLPAKTVIDLSEVPVLGLAGVRVLEGAAARARAERRGIAIVARSLPVVRVLRLFALDTRVPVHARLSDAVGAGRGC encoded by the coding sequence GTGCCCGCGCCACGCTTGCCCGCCGGGCCGCGGCTGCTGGTGCGCCACACCCTCGCGCGGGCCGGAGTGCTGGTCGTCACCGCGTCCGGGACCGTCGACGGGAGCACGGCGTGGCTGCTGCAGCGCGCCCTCTGGCGGGACCTGCCCGCGAAGACGGTGATCGACCTGTCGGAGGTGCCGGTCCTGGGCCTCGCCGGCGTCCGGGTCCTGGAAGGCGCCGCGGCCCGCGCCCGGGCCGAACGGCGCGGGATCGCCATCGTGGCGAGGTCGCTGCCGGTCGTCCGGGTGCTGCGCCTGTTCGCCCTCGACACACGGGTCCCGGTCCACGCGCGGCTCTCGGACGCCGTCGGCGCCGGGCGGGGGTGCTGA
- a CDS encoding glycosyl hydrolase — translation MTVSRRTVLTIGAALGVGATLSWAPPALSAPGKPFLKQFAKPDASTAAKFRWWWPHGLVDLGEIAREVDQIADAGFGGVEIQDVHHSVRTVMDPEHHGWGTPAWLAAVETALRRAKARGLTVDLAMGPCWPTAVPTITPDDVAASKELAHGVVTVEGTYTGPPPAAAVLAEDAVGKQDLIAVQAALVVGSPTAATVTLDPASVRTVDVHNGQIDWTAPEGTWMLFAYWARGSAQQPEAGPHTTPLAYVVDHFSAAGTKVVLDEWNSTILTRAIRSLLQDVGGDLFEDSLEIETDATIWTPSFLAEFRRRAGYDLLPYLPVVVQNKGKFPFAFDSDTSNHVRDDYNQVLSDLYHENHLIPVRDFAHRLGMTLRVQPYGLQTDAIRSAALLDVPESESLGFKNLDDYRVLASGRDMGGRKLLSCESAAYANGAYNTTWDKVLQTMGSVFAGGVNQAVLHGFAYATAPGAQWPGFAAFSPYNGNGIGYAEAWGPRQPTWGHVPDIAGWFARTQLVLRTGKPQVDIAFFRQKGWTSTGIGAPWATNDGIPAGWTHGFLSEAVLELPSAVVRHGRLAPDGPAYKAMILGGDQFHGSEHTLSVRAAQRLLDFARAGLPTIVIGAWTDVHAEGIAQPGENDRLRALVTALLAQASVRVVADATGIPAALAELGVTRDVEHDPSTVMSVHRIDGDTDYYYLCNARHAENRKITAVTQDVWLTAQDRDAQPVVYNAWTGETERLGVFTRSGGKVRVSVSLNPGQSVIIALAAGRGPYAVSSDAPEVRYLDGKLVVRSSAAGTYSTTLSTGRVARTVVPAPPVPIALSTWDLEVADWQPGATPTSTIKPKQQFSLTALAAWPSIPGLADVSGVGRYRTTVDLGRWDRDLGAYLDLGEVFDTYRVRVNGTALPPSDVLDTVVDVGPWLRSGRNSIEVEVATTLNNRLRVSRPEVFAIASRQAYGLVGPVRLTPYRQREVR, via the coding sequence ATGACAGTCAGCAGACGCACGGTCCTCACGATCGGCGCCGCGCTCGGCGTGGGCGCCACCCTCTCGTGGGCCCCGCCCGCCCTCTCCGCGCCGGGGAAGCCGTTCCTGAAGCAGTTCGCGAAGCCCGACGCGAGTACCGCCGCCAAGTTCCGCTGGTGGTGGCCGCACGGCCTGGTCGACCTCGGCGAGATCGCCCGCGAGGTGGACCAGATCGCCGACGCCGGGTTCGGTGGCGTCGAGATCCAGGACGTCCACCACAGCGTCCGGACCGTGATGGACCCGGAGCACCACGGCTGGGGCACGCCCGCGTGGCTCGCCGCGGTGGAGACGGCGCTGCGCCGGGCGAAGGCGCGCGGGCTGACCGTCGACCTCGCGATGGGCCCGTGCTGGCCGACCGCGGTCCCGACGATCACGCCCGACGACGTCGCGGCCAGCAAGGAACTCGCGCACGGCGTCGTCACGGTCGAGGGCACCTACACCGGCCCGCCGCCGGCCGCGGCGGTGCTCGCCGAAGACGCCGTGGGCAAGCAGGACCTGATCGCCGTCCAGGCCGCTCTGGTGGTCGGTTCACCCACCGCCGCGACGGTCACGCTGGACCCGGCGTCGGTGCGCACAGTGGACGTCCACAACGGACAGATCGACTGGACCGCGCCCGAGGGCACCTGGATGCTGTTCGCGTACTGGGCCCGCGGCTCGGCGCAGCAGCCGGAGGCGGGCCCGCACACCACGCCGCTCGCCTACGTCGTCGACCACTTCAGCGCGGCGGGCACGAAGGTCGTCCTGGACGAGTGGAACTCGACGATCCTCACCCGCGCCATCCGGAGCCTGCTGCAGGACGTCGGCGGCGACCTGTTCGAGGACTCCCTGGAGATCGAGACCGACGCGACGATCTGGACGCCGTCCTTCCTCGCCGAATTCCGTCGCCGGGCCGGCTACGACCTCCTGCCGTACCTGCCGGTGGTCGTGCAGAACAAGGGCAAGTTCCCGTTCGCGTTCGACTCGGACACGTCCAACCACGTGCGGGACGACTACAACCAGGTGCTCTCGGACCTCTACCACGAGAACCACCTGATCCCGGTCCGCGACTTCGCGCACCGCCTCGGCATGACGCTGCGCGTCCAGCCCTACGGCCTGCAGACCGACGCCATCCGCAGCGCGGCGCTGCTGGACGTGCCGGAGAGCGAGTCGCTCGGGTTCAAGAACCTCGACGACTACCGCGTCCTCGCGTCCGGGCGGGACATGGGCGGGCGGAAGCTGCTCTCGTGCGAGTCCGCGGCCTACGCGAACGGCGCGTACAACACCACCTGGGACAAGGTGCTGCAGACGATGGGCAGCGTGTTCGCGGGCGGCGTCAACCAGGCGGTGTTGCACGGCTTCGCCTACGCGACGGCGCCCGGCGCGCAGTGGCCGGGCTTCGCGGCGTTCTCGCCGTACAACGGCAACGGCATCGGGTACGCCGAGGCGTGGGGCCCGCGGCAGCCGACGTGGGGGCACGTGCCGGACATCGCCGGCTGGTTCGCCCGCACCCAGCTGGTGCTGCGCACCGGGAAACCACAAGTCGACATCGCCTTCTTCCGGCAGAAGGGCTGGACCTCCACCGGCATCGGCGCGCCCTGGGCGACCAACGATGGCATTCCGGCCGGCTGGACCCACGGCTTCCTCAGCGAGGCCGTGCTGGAACTGCCGAGCGCGGTCGTCCGGCACGGCCGGCTGGCACCCGACGGCCCGGCGTACAAGGCGATGATCCTCGGCGGCGACCAGTTCCACGGCAGCGAGCACACGCTGTCCGTCCGCGCGGCCCAGCGTCTGCTGGATTTCGCGCGGGCGGGCCTGCCGACGATCGTCATCGGCGCCTGGACCGATGTCCACGCCGAGGGCATCGCGCAGCCGGGGGAGAACGACCGGCTTCGCGCGCTGGTCACGGCGTTGCTCGCGCAGGCTTCGGTCCGCGTCGTCGCGGACGCCACGGGCATCCCGGCCGCGCTCGCCGAACTGGGCGTCACGCGCGATGTGGAGCACGACCCGTCGACCGTGATGAGCGTCCACCGCATCGACGGCGACACGGACTACTACTACCTCTGCAACGCGCGGCACGCGGAGAACCGCAAGATCACCGCCGTCACGCAGGACGTCTGGCTGACCGCGCAGGACCGTGACGCGCAGCCGGTCGTGTACAACGCCTGGACCGGCGAGACCGAACGGCTCGGCGTGTTCACCCGCTCCGGCGGCAAGGTGCGGGTGTCGGTGTCGCTGAACCCGGGGCAGTCGGTGATCATCGCCCTGGCCGCCGGCCGGGGTCCGTACGCGGTGTCGTCGGACGCGCCCGAAGTGCGGTACCTCGACGGCAAGCTCGTGGTGCGCTCGTCGGCCGCGGGCACGTACTCGACGACGTTGTCGACCGGACGTGTCGCGCGCACCGTGGTACCCGCCCCGCCGGTGCCGATCGCACTGTCCACTTGGGATTTGGAGGTGGCGGACTGGCAGCCGGGCGCGACGCCGACGTCCACGATCAAGCCGAAGCAGCAGTTCTCGCTGACGGCGCTCGCGGCCTGGCCGTCGATCCCCGGGCTGGCGGACGTCTCCGGTGTGGGTCGTTACCGCACGACCGTCGACCTGGGCCGGTGGGACCGGGACCTGGGCGCGTACCTGGACCTCGGGGAGGTGTTCGACACCTACCGCGTGCGGGTGAACGGCACCGCGCTGCCGCCGTCGGACGTGCTGGACACGGTGGTGGACGTCGGGCCGTGGCTGCGGTCCGGGCGCAACAGCATCGAGGTGGAGGTCGCCACCACGCTCAACAACCGGCTCCGCGTGAGCCGTCCCGAGGTGTTCGCGATCGCGTCGCGGCAGGCGTACGGGCTGGTCGGCCCGGTGCGCCTGACGCCGTACCGGCAGCGGGAGGTCCGGTGA
- a CDS encoding sialidase family protein encodes MGKRVRVALLGMLVTAGAWAGPAATSTAATTTAAALQPAYGSVVVEPQDPNRQYRAMPSLQYVTWTDAAGVVRHRFVRSFQVSADGDPAVKLRIEYQDAAGKWQAALDARTGGPLLDSADAQFAKVGNLFTATNGDLVAVEELGRVDAAGKRYAVRWTSADGGVSWQRSVAYFDFTGGTISSGTGRLFQGVLTLPDGSQVVPFYAAHQGTLSAAYLLSGNHDGTAWKRASTVFLSGTYNYTEATVARRADGRLLMVTRLDETSGGYAYSRLLGRVTTAPVNSAADLAAATWGAAYALKVPGAADDTAVRGVNPVLHTMDQGVQMLVFGRPRNKITFSYDGGTTWSTAHSFYDNLPTGCSGGYGVHPCDTLGSSGYQGVAVTGARTATVLGDNCQSGWGCAGAYTYPHTTDDRLWSATVTLS; translated from the coding sequence GTGGGAAAACGGGTGCGGGTCGCACTGCTCGGGATGCTGGTGACCGCGGGCGCGTGGGCCGGTCCGGCCGCCACGAGCACGGCGGCGACGACCACGGCCGCGGCGTTGCAGCCGGCCTACGGGAGTGTGGTGGTCGAGCCGCAGGACCCGAACCGGCAGTACCGGGCCATGCCGTCCCTGCAGTACGTCACCTGGACCGACGCCGCCGGGGTGGTCCGGCACCGGTTCGTCCGGAGCTTCCAGGTCAGCGCCGACGGTGACCCCGCGGTGAAGCTGCGCATCGAGTACCAGGACGCCGCGGGCAAGTGGCAGGCCGCGCTCGACGCCCGCACCGGCGGGCCGCTGCTCGACTCGGCGGACGCGCAGTTCGCGAAGGTCGGCAACCTCTTCACCGCCACCAACGGCGATCTGGTCGCGGTCGAGGAACTGGGCCGGGTCGACGCGGCGGGGAAGCGCTACGCCGTCCGGTGGACCTCGGCCGACGGCGGCGTCAGCTGGCAGCGGTCCGTCGCCTACTTCGACTTCACCGGCGGCACGATCAGCTCCGGCACCGGCCGGCTCTTCCAGGGTGTGCTCACGCTGCCGGACGGGAGCCAGGTGGTGCCGTTCTACGCCGCGCACCAGGGCACCCTGTCGGCGGCGTACCTGCTCTCGGGTAACCACGACGGCACCGCGTGGAAGCGCGCGTCGACCGTCTTCCTGTCCGGCACGTACAACTACACCGAGGCCACGGTCGCCCGGCGCGCCGACGGCCGGCTGCTCATGGTGACCCGCCTCGACGAGACGTCCGGCGGGTACGCCTACAGCCGGCTGCTGGGCCGGGTCACCACGGCTCCGGTGAACTCGGCGGCCGACCTCGCCGCCGCGACTTGGGGCGCGGCGTACGCGCTGAAGGTGCCCGGTGCCGCCGACGACACCGCGGTCCGCGGGGTGAACCCGGTCCTGCACACCATGGACCAGGGGGTGCAGATGCTCGTCTTCGGCCGGCCCCGCAACAAGATCACGTTCAGCTACGACGGCGGCACGACCTGGTCGACCGCCCACAGCTTCTACGACAACCTGCCCACCGGGTGCTCCGGCGGTTACGGCGTCCACCCGTGTGACACGCTCGGCTCCAGCGGCTACCAGGGCGTCGCGGTCACCGGGGCGCGCACCGCCACGGTGCTGGGCGACAACTGCCAGTCGGGCTGGGGCTGCGCGGGGGCCTACACCTACCCGCACACCACCGACGACCGGCTGTGGAGCGCCACCGTCACGCTCTCCTGA